tagcatgttactgcttttcgatatcctatcctgatgcatagcctatccttgctactactgttgatacctttacctgcaatcctacatgcttagtataggatgctagatctccatcagtggccctacattcttgtccgtctgctgtgctatactatcgggtcgtgatctcctgggcggtgatcacgggtatatacttatatactacatacatgacacatgtggtgactaaagtcgggtcggctcgtaggagtacctgcaagtggatctttgtggcggagcgacaaggctggttgagaccgcctaggtgagaggtgggcctggccctggtcggcgttcgcggatacttaacacgcttaacgagatcttggtatttgatctgagtctggccatttggtctatacgcactaaccatctacgcgggagtagttatgggtatcccggcgtcgtggtatcagccgaagccttcgtgacgtcagcgactgagtggcgcgcgccggattggactggaacgccactaggctaggtctgcttccggccacgtacgcaacgtgcaggtgtgcatagggcgatgggcccagacccctgcgcgcatagggttagaccgacgtgctgacctctctgttgtgcttaggtggggctgcgacgcgttgatcttacgaggccgggcatgacccaggaaagtgtccggccaaatgggatcgagcgtgttgggttatgtggtgcacccctgcagggaagtttatctattcgaatagccgtgtccctcggtaaaaggacgacccggagttgtaccttgaccttatgacaactagaactggatactgaataaaatacacccttccaagtgccagatacaacccggtgatcgctctctaacggggcgacgaggaggggatcgccgggtaggattatgctatgcgatgctacttggaggacttcaatctactctcttctacatgctgcaagatggagatggccagaagcgtagtcttcgacaggactagctatcccccttttattctggcattatgcagttcagtccactgatatgccccgttacacttatacccatgcatatgtagtatagctccttgcttgcgagtactttggatgagtactcacggttgcttctctccctcttttccccctttcctttctatctggttgtcgcaaccagatgttggagtccaggagccagacgccaccatcgacgacgacacctacgacactggaggtgcctactactacgtgcagcccgctgacgacgaccaggagtagttaggaggatcccaggcaggaggcctgtgtctcgttcgatctgtatcccagtttgtgctagccttcttaaggcaaacttgtttaacttatgtctgtactcagatattgttgcttccgctgactcgtctgtgatcgagcacttgtattcgagccctcgaggcccctggcttgtattatgatgcttgtatgacttatttatgttttagagttgtgttgtgatatcttcccgtgagtccctgatcttggtcctacatatttgcgtgcatgattagtgtacggtcaaatcgggggcgtcacactagtAGCGCATGGACAaacgcaagccccccccccccacacacacatgctGAGAAGGAGAGTCGTCCATCCCAAGAGAAATATGTTAAAATTTTGACTGTTGGATGGAGGAGTAGGGCAACTTAGGCGGTGACACAGGAGGACTAGGTTATGGTTGTGAAATGACGCAAAACATGTGTTAAGTAAAGCTAAAGTACTTATTGTGGAGGAGAAATCACCAACACAAATATATCCACTAAAACATATACAATGCTTTTAAGCAACCGACCAAGCTTATCATTTCAACACTAGACATAGATGTCTCAGATCACACGGTGAATGACAACTACCGAGGTAGCCAATTCATCAACATGAGACCCCAGCAAGTGGGAGTTTTGTGCATTGGACAACATAAACATATTTCATTTAAGCAAATACACACGTATGTATTTGGATTATAGTTTGTAGCATGGGTGGGCAGGGAAAACTTGGAAACAACAAATGTAATTAATCTACATATTTAAATTTAATTGTTCATCATACATAGAAAGAAACACATAAATACTCAAACAAAGTCACTATGATTGTTTGCCGCTAATGTCTTCCATATGTGTTGCGTGCCCCTAGCGGTTTAGAGGAACCTATCGATATGTTCTTGCTACGGAAATTTAAAAAGTAAATAGGCATCATGGAATGTGTGACTCATGCCAATAAGAACAAAACATATCCAATCTCAAATAATATCATCTATATAAACATTGTCacgtatttttttagaattttcagAGGGGGTGGGGATCCCTAACACGAGGAAAGAAAATAGTGCCATAGTCTGGAGTGGGTCTTTGAGCTCAACTTTCGACAAGCTGAAATAAAAGAGAGCATTCATTATTACATCATTCGGGGCTAAATCCTATTGATGAAAGGCTTCCGCATTTCTCGTGTCCCAAATTTTACAAAGCAACATGAGCAAGGCGAAAGATTTTAGTGCATGGGGTAGCCGAGGGGTCGCAGAGCCCATCGAGACATAGCTGATTGGCTGGAAAGTGGGCACAAAGGCCACCTTTTGCCATTTCTAGTTGTCAAAGTTGCATTTGAAAAAAAAGATGGCTCTGCGATTCCAACACAACGCCACACATTGAGTAAGAATGATTTTCGAGAAGGCAACATTTTTGTGCAAGAATGTTTTTAACACCAAGACCACATGCAAGCTTTGGCATGCAAACTTTTATCCTACATTGCAAGGCATTTAGACCCAGAAGGTAGTATCATCATTGGAGTAGAAGAAGCAATGTTTCCCTGTCTGTAGACACACCTCCCCCCCCGCAACCCCATGTGAAGGAGAGCCACATGTGTATCTCATTGATATGTTAGTGTGCATGCAAAATTTATGTAGCCACGTGGCTAAGCATTTACACAAAGATTGTTTCCTCAATAATGAATGCACACTATTTTTTATGTGTTTAAACTATTCGGGTATCTGTATCCAAAAGATATGCACGGCATTGATGTTTTGTATGGTGTAAATTTTGAATGTGAAATGTAGCCATGTCAGGAATCgtttagatacatcccttttaaTACATGAACACCATTTTAGCCTCAATATTCATATAATCCGTGTGTTGATCAACCAACAACATGAATTCAACCACATGCATACTAGGCATTTTGTGAAAGAAACGTGATGGCATGCTAAACAATCCTCGATTCCTTGATTAAGATGATTGGTCTAGTTGCAAAGAGATAGCCTTCACTTTCATGATTTTATTTTAGGAAAAACTATCTATGCATAATTCTGATATTTTTCAGCTACTAAAATCTGAAAAGTAACCACACATCATAGAATGTACGACCTAGGTTGATAAGAAGAAACATATGCTATTCAAATAATATGATCTATATAAACATTGTCaagtatttttttttgaaactttcaCGTGAGGGGTGGAGATGGGTGGTTGGATCATTGGGTGGGGTACTGGGCATTCTACCAAAGAAACTTGATGGCATGCTACACAATCCTTGATTGCTTGATTAAGATGATTGGTCTAGTTGCAAAGACATAGTCTTCAATTTCATCATTTTATTTTAGGAAAAACTATTTATGCATAATTCATGGAATGTATGACTTAAGTTGATAAGAGAGGAACATAAGTTATGCAAATAATATAATCTATATAAACATTGTCCCATTTTTTAAAACTTCTCATAAGGGTGGGGGGAGTGGTGGTTGGGTCATTGGGTGGGGAGGGCAGAATCCCCGCCTTAATTCAATTCCAAAATTGCACGAATGCGAGGAAAGAAACTCATGCCCGGTTTGAAGTGATATTCGAGCTCAACTTTTTTAACATATTTGTCCACAAGGTGGAACCAGAGAGAACATTCAGATTACATCATTCGGGCATAAATCCTGCTGACGGAAGACTTTCGCGTTTCACGCAACCCAACACTTCGAAAGCATCACGGGGACGACAAAGGGTTTTAGTGCTTGTGGTAGCTGAGGGGTCGCGGAGCCCATCAGAGATCGTTGATTAGCTAGAATGTGGGCACGTGGGCACCTTCTGCCAAATCGAGTTGGTGAAGCTACATTTGATGAAGAGATGGTTTCGGGGTTCCTGCACCATTTCACACATCGGGCAGGAGTATTAATCAAGTTTTTTTGCATTTGAGGTTTGAGTGCAACACGAGGTGAAGACACAATGCGCGTCAGCAAACATGATGTCCAGCTGTGTTCAATCTCGGGCAACAACAATTGTGATGCTAGTGCCGCATAGGCACATTTACTGGTGAAAGATCCTCTCAGGCATGATTGTTCTGACATCACCCCCTTCGTGGAAGATAACATGCGGCAAAAGCACATACGAAAAATACAACTCATTGCTCAAAACCATGGTCAGCCGGCTACGCGAGGATCGATCGACCCCCCAAGGAAATAGTTGCTACAAAAGCATTTTGGTTTAGGTGGTGTGAGCAAGTGGCAAGGGAAGGAGTGGCAAGCGGCTCGGGTAGGATCCATGAGTCTAGCCAAAAGTAAGTAGAGCACCCACCTTTTATCTGACATTGGGTGATTTGGTGTGGGGCGTGAAGATCTCTGTGTGATGACATAGCTAGGTAAGAAGCATGGTTCACAAAGATAACCGGGTAAGGTGAGTGATGAAGTATCCATTGCTTGTAGGGTAGGTATGGAGAGCGGAGGAATTTGCAAAGCAATTTCAGCAGAATGTGAAGATTTTGTGCAATAATTTTTTAATACCAAGACCACATGAAGGCTCTGTCATGCAAACTTTATCCCACGCTGCAAGACATTTATCCCATGAGCAAATATTGTCATTGGACCGGAAGAAGCAATGTCTCCTTGTATCTGGTTGTTCTACTACAAATTTTGGTAGGTTGAAAACACCCATGAAATAGGAAGGGAGTCTACCGAGTACCATAGGGAGAACCACAAGCCCCCCAGCCCCCCACGTTGAGAAGGAGAGTCGTCCGTCCAAGAGAAATATGTTAATCGATGGTTGGAGGGCGAAGGAGGGCAACTTGTGCAGTGACAGATGAAGATTTGGTTATGGTTCTGGAAGGACGCAAAACATGTTTTAAGCAAAGCTAAAGTAATAATGATTAGGGCGGAGAAATCACCAAGACAAATATATTCACTAAAACATATACAATGCTTTTAAGCAACCGACCAAGCATATTCTTTCAACACAAGACATAGATGTCTCAAATCACACAATGGATGACAACTAGCGAGCTAGCCAATTCATGAACACGAGACCCCAGCAAGTGAGAGTTTGTGCATTAAACAATCTAAATACATTTCATTTAAGCAAATACACACATATGTATTTGGATTACAATATAGTACCATGGGTGGACAGGGAAAACTAGGAAAACAACAAATACAATTAGTCTACATTTTTTAATTTAGTTGTGAATTGTACAAAGAAAGAAAAACATAAATACTCAAACAAAGTTACCATGATTGTTTGCCGCTAATGTATTTCATATGTGTTGCGTGCCCCTGGCGGTTTAGAGAAACCTGACGATGTTTTCTAGCTATAGAAATCTAAAAACAAACCAGGCATCATTGAATGTGTGATTCATGCCGATAAGAATAAAACATATGCAATCTCAAATAATAAGATTTATATAAACATTGTTGCATATTTCTTTGGAACTTTCGGAGGGAGGGGGGCAGGTATCCCAAACACGAGGAAAGAAAATAATGCCACGGTCTGGCATGATCTTTGAGCTTGGCTTTTTTAGCTGATTTGTCCACAAGCTGAAATCAGAGAGAACATTCACTATTACATCATTCGGTGCTAAATCCTGCTGATAGAAGACTTTCACGTTTCTCGCATCCCAAACTTTACAAAGCAACGCGAGCGAGACAAAGGATTTTAGTGCATGGGGTAGCTGAGGGGTCATAGAGCCCATCCAGAGATCGTTGATTGGATGGAAAGTGGGCACGATGGCCACCTTTTGCCATATCCAGTTGGCAAAGTTGCATTCAAAAGGGGGATGGTTTCGGTATTCCGACACCACGTCACACATGGGTAGGAGTCGTAGTCGAGAAGGCAAAGATTTTGTGCAAGAATGTTTTTAACACCAAGACCACACGCAAGCTTTGGCGTGCAGACTTTATCCTACGTTGCAAGGCATTTAGACCTAGAAGCTAGCATCATCATTGGACTAGAAGAAGTAACGTTTCCCTTTATGCAGGCGCACCCCTCTCCGTTTCCCCAACCCCGTGAGAAGGAGAGACGTCCATCCCCATAGATATATGTCAAAGCTATCCATCAACAACTTAAAGACGGAGGCGGCATCTTGTGCAGTGATAGAGGAAGACCGAGGTATGTTGCGGAAGGGACACAAACATGTTTGAAGCAAAGCTGACGTAATCACCGGAGAGGAGAATCCAGCATCATGAAGCTACCCACAGACACATATATCGCACATCTTTTAAGCAACCGATCAAGCATATCCCGTCAAGCCAAGACATAGATTTCTCAAATCACACGGTGGATGACAACCAGCAAGCTAGCCAGTTCATCAACGAGAGACCCCAACAAGCGGCAGTCTTATGCATTAAACAATCTAAACACATTTCATTCAAGCAAACAGACATATGCTTGGATTACAACATAGAAAATTCGGAAACAACAAATGGAAAATGGACCCATGTGTTTGAAACCAAGTTTGCACCACACAAAGAAATAAAGtgaaaaagaaagagagaagagaagcacaAATGCTCAAACAAGTCACGGTTCATGCCATTTCCTTCCTTTTCACATGTGTTGCGTGGCCCTAGCGGTATCAAGAAACCTGTTGTAGCGCCGCACCCACCAGCTAGGGCTGAGCCTTGCCGAAACACAATGCTACGCTCACGACACGACCCCctacccctctccccctctccctccctcgcggGTATGGCCACGCGTCGGGGGGGCTGTGTGCGTGAGCGTAGCGTTGTGTATTTTTTTTGGAACTTTCGGAGGGGGCAGGGATCCCTAACATAGGGAAAGAAAATAGTGACACAATTTGGCTTGATCTTTGAGCTTGGCTTTTTAGCCGATTTGTCCACAAGCTGAAATCAGAGAGAACATTCGTTATTACATCATTCGGTGCTAAATCTTGCTGACGGAAGACTTTCACGTTTTTCGCATCCCAAACTTTACAAAGCAACGTGAGCGAGGCGAAGGATTTTAGTGCATGGGGTAGCTGAGGGGGCGCAGAGCCCATCCAGAGATCGCTGATTGGATGGAAAGTGGGCACGATGGCCACCTTTTGCCGTATCTAGTTGACAAAGTTGCATTCAAAAGAGAGATGGTTTCGGGATTCCGACACCACGTCACACATTGGGCAGGAGTCGTAGTCGAGAAGGCAAAGATTTTCTGCAATAATGTTTTTAACACCAAGACCACATGCAAGCTTTGGCGTGTAGACTTTATCCTACGTTGCAAGGCATTTAGACCCAGAAGCTAGCATCGTCATTGGACTAGAAGAAGTAACGTTTCCCTTTATGAAGGCTCACCTCTCTCCCTTTCCCCAGCCCCGGGAGAAGGAGAGCCGTCCATGTCCATCCCCATAGATATATGTGAAAGTTGTCCATCAACGGCTTGAAAACGGAGGCGGGCATCTCGTGCAGTGTTAGAAGACCGAGGTATGTTGTGGAAGGGACACAACCATGTTTTAAGCAAAGCTGAAGTAATCACCGAAGAGGAAAAATCAGCAACGTGAATCTACCCATAGAAACATATATCACACATCTTTTAAACAACTGATCAAGCATATCCCGTCAAACCAAGACATAGATTTCTCAAATCACACGGTGGATGACAACTAGCGAGCTAGCCAGTTCATCAACACGAGACTTCAACAAGCGGCAGTCTTGTGCATTAAACAATCTAAACATATTTCATTTAAGCAAATACACATATGCTTGGGTCACAAGACAGAAATTTCGGAAATAACAAATCGAATGGATCCATGCGCTTGAATGCAAGTTTGCACCGCACACACAAAGAAAGAAGGTGAAAAAGAAAGGAGAGAAGAGAAACACAAATGCTCAATCAAGCCACGGTTCATGCCATTTCCTTTCCTTTCCACATGCGTTGCGTGGCCCTAGCGGTTTCGAGAAACCTGTCGTAGCGCCGCACCCACCAGCTAGGGCTGAGCCTTGCCGAAACACAACGCTACGCTCACGCACACGGCCCCCCTACCCCTctccccccctccctccctccctccctcgcggTACGGCCACGCGCCGGGGGGGCTGGACTGGATTGCGGCGCCGCGTTCGCAATCGCATCGCATCGCATCCATCCCCCGGACCTGGAGGAAANNNNNNNNNNNNNNNNNNNNNNNNNNNNNNNNNNNNNNNNNNNNNNNNNNNNNNNNNNNNNNNNNNNNNNNNNNNNNNNNNNNNNNNNNNNNNNNNNNNNNNNNNNNNNNNNNNNNNNNNNNNNNNNNNNNNNNNNNNNNNNNNNNNNNNNNNNNNNNNNNNNNNNNNNNNNNNNNNNNNNNNNNNNNNNNNNNNNNNNNNNNNNNNNNNNNNNNNNNNNNNNNNNNNNNNNNNNNNNNNNNNNNNNNNNNNNNNNNNNNNNNNNNNNNNNNNNNNNNNNNNNNNNNNNNNNNNNNNNNNNNNNNNNNNNNNNNNNNNNNNNNNNNNNNNNNNNNNNACCACAAGCGCCGCGCACTCTCtccgcccccctccctctcccccctccATCTCCCACCCCCACTCGCGGGAGCGCAGACCCTCCCTCGCTCGTGGGGGCGACGGGGAATCCGCAGTAGACAGGACAAAGATCGGAATTAGCCACGCACCGAGGAGGAAGGAAAGCAGACCCGGGGCAAAAACCCATTTTTTTTTCTCTCCCTTCCGTTCTTCCTCCCGTCCGTCCGCCCTCACCGGTCCCGTCCTCGTTCTTGCGTGCGCCGGCCGTGAGATTGGTGGATGGTAATGCCAACCCCCTGGCGAGTTCTTGCGTCTGGGTGTGCCAATCCGCAGTAGACACTTTTTTCATTTTTACCTTTTTTCGTGTTCGTCTTCTATCTATCCATCCATCTTGGCCGGTAACGGAAGAACTGAATCGGAACTAAAACTTGAAATAACCAATCTCCGTCCGTCGCCGCCGCACGGGGAGGAAGGAGTGGGTTTTGATTGGGGGCTGGTGGGTCGGAGCCCGATCGATCGGCGGGCGGCGATGGCGCCGCATCCCAGGGACTACTGGGTCAACTTCTTCCGGGGAGGCGGCGAGGACATCCTCAACGCCATCGAGGGGGCCATCGACGTCGCCGCGTCCGAGCAGCCCGCCGCCCTCCGCGCCAGGCGCGACGCCATAGCCGAGCGCCTCTACACGGCGCTCCTCCTCGTGTCCTCCGGCGCGCCGACCACggcggcgggggccgcggcggcagcggcgcgtcCCCCGGCGGGGGCGCCCGCCGCTGAGCCGCAGgcgcaggagcagcagcagcagcagctcctccCCGAGGGCGCCGCCAGCGTCCCCAGCCTCTGCAGCTCCGACCGCGCCGAGGCCATTACCGACGACGGAGCGCCCCGCCACGACGACGACTCCGTCGCCGCCGAGGCCGAGAAAATCAAGGCCGTCCTCGTCAACTACCAGGAAAAGGTCACGCTCATCCCCCTTGTTCTCCACGCCGCTGCCGCCGTCCGTGCCGCTGGTTGTTGGCTGGTAAGTCGTAACCGCCCGTGCTGAATCTGTTCTGCCGTGCTGTTTCAGTCGGAGGCGGCGTTGCTCGATCTGCTCCGGCGGCTGCAGCAGCTGGAGTTCACGGTGCACACCTTGAAGGTGAGAGACACGACATCCACAGGAGCTCCGTTGATCGATTTGCCATGCTTATTTCGTTCTTTGTATTGGCTGGTGCTCACGCGGATTCGTCCTCATAGGTCACTGCGATTGGGAAGACCGTGGGCACCCTCCGGAAGCACAACTCCAAGCAGATTCGGCACCTCGTACGGTTGCTCATCGGGTATGCATCTCCATGTTTTTCTTCGTCCAAACCATTTCTAGAAAATTATTTTCTACATTACTTATGTATTTCCTTTAGCTATCGATACCCATTTTTATTGTAGTAACATTCCTTGGCATGTTTCGTGTGAATCGCAGGGGTTGGAAGAGTATAGTTGACGAGTGGATGAGCAATGGAGGCAGCGGAGACGCCATTGTTGGTAAGTAGCGATCAAAATAGTTCATCATATTTCAAGTTTTTACTTAAGTAATGCTTGCCTTGTAGGCTTGTACTATAAGCTAATTATGTGCTACTTCATTAGCTGATTAATTGTTCTCTTCTGCAAACAATTCGCAGATCACACCCCTCAGTCCATGCATCCGTCCAGTCTGGAGCAGGAAGACCGAGGAATGTCATCACCTTCCGTGGACGAGGGGGCACTCTTCGCCACACCGAGTACTTCCATCCGGCTCTCAGAGGTAATTGAATTTACCTAGAAATTAACGGCTCTGCAGTTTTATGGGGTCCATAGTATGATCTGACACAATTCCATCTGGAATTTCTCTCAGGACAACCAGGGCTCTAGGATGTTTGATGGAATGGATGATGCTGGAAGTGAGCGACATCTTAACCCTCTTTGATCCATTCTGTGATTGTTCTTTGCCAGGGACTAGCGTTTGACATGTTGATTGTTTTGTGAATTATTATCACTAGATACAAGGAACAGTGTACAGCGGCATCCGGGAAGCCAAGAACCAATTAGAAGGCCGCCGCAGCCAGTGGCCCAGCAGTATGACCCTGACCAGAGCTGGAGGCAAGAACAATCTGCAGCAAGGCAATCCCGGCCGCAAGAACTGGCCAATGGGCAAACGAGAGAGCAATTCATTGCGGCCATGCTGACGAAGCCCTCAAGTGCTGAGTCGGGTCGTGGGAGACCTCAAGTGAGGCCTAAGCAGCAGCAAGGTGCCTCGCCCGCCCAAGGCAGACCGCAACCGGTGCCATCTGATGTGAGCATATTGCACTTTGAACAAAATCTTTGTGCCTGTCTTACTTGTACTAATCCTAAATTATGTGTCCGCCCTGCAGAAACCGGCGGGCAATCCTGATGCGAACTCGCTTCGAGCGAA
This region of Triticum aestivum cultivar Chinese Spring chromosome 2D, IWGSC CS RefSeq v2.1, whole genome shotgun sequence genomic DNA includes:
- the LOC123051885 gene encoding probable mediator of RNA polymerase II transcription subunit 26b → MAPHPRDYWVNFFRGGGEDILNAIEGAIDVAASEQPAALRARRDAIAERLYTALLLVSSGAPTTAAGAAAAAARPPAGAPAAEPQAQEQQQQQLLPEGAASVPSLCSSDRAEAITDDGAPRHDDDSVAAEAEKIKAVLVNYQEKSEAALLDLLRRLQQLEFTVHTLKVTAIGKTVGTLRKHNSKQIRHLVRLLIGGWKSIVDEWMSNGGSGDAIVDHTPQSMHPSSLEQEDRGMSSPSVDEGALFATPSTSIRLSEDNQGSRMFDGMDDAGNTRNSVQRHPGSQEPIRRPPQPVAQQYDPDQSWRQEQSAARQSRPQELANGQTREQFIAAMLTKPSSAESGRGRPQVRPKQQQGASPAQGRPQPVPSDKPAGNPDANSLRAKLDLAKNAKLELATNSKLEMTKRKLQEGYQEFDNAKKQRTVQMVDPQDIRKQGNRAWQPNAKPRNNSNSSNTNNNRNWPSK